The Bombus affinis isolate iyBomAffi1 chromosome 17, iyBomAffi1.2, whole genome shotgun sequence genome includes a region encoding these proteins:
- the LOC126926187 gene encoding tyrosine-protein kinase hopscotch yields MENDCSAIVYVANEDKELSLTITYGQTIEDLCIKACKSLGIGPVARHLFTLRDHYTKLWYPSAYPLEMKDKNKYDFRLRFKPSSLHRLKQVDIKAYDYYFLQARSDVMDNNVPDIVYERHKQELIGLGVSDMYRVMLEKKISRETVQAEYRKYIPKECIKRHAFFIKKPIQNALRKISGYDANYVKEQYLKQFECMAPNYPYEEYEALMDRGLQDPPAKITLRVNFDEVKYCETITNPWITLCAIEDLCFVSIRQDNTVEISRKNGIPSYLIFSNNAILVSFVSALDGYYRLAVKWTFNLCGEIVTPSLERLHKLKCHGPVGQEFSYMKLQRKRANKPGSYILRESETEYNVYYLDACNKEGKLFSKRIEERIESDDFTITGVSSRYNTLAQCVSSFQDSEGQPYLSECLPPSEYDKSSLLLCAPESAVSEVAADEQIVASVLETGPRCVPQNQLEIYKPFLRTTRIQQYSPTALYRAIWRLTKGKKLEVALKILKQEEEIHFTKEFLELVGKWSLLRSSAVVRLYGLTVTPSIGMLMELVRHGSLDEYLRSSSSQTIKTVDMVEATACLATALWHLEENGVVHGNIRCNKLLVHAHTNNSFVVKLADPGIFVYTETDIHWLPPETYNDPELARHSFQADVWAVGTTIWQIFARGATLQEFRNAAIMKKYYESGKRLPIPNGCPMDVYRLMLECWGDSSGSRKQPQAIMRDINQILYQVYNSRRSHTYATAFPKTFTPELKKFEPDNSDSSDNRSINSESRSSSLSTDNTSLQWNGTDDSMQSLINTNDNYVGSTEDLSAYLGWLSNARRDSEGCSISQNNIPNMNCIEHSTQALRIGHPGDLGEVMGRNESGTGEDCGSGGSSNGSLGQMRGIYELDIDCNIILQGRIGQGFYGEVYRGTLERENGKDIEPQQVAIKKLKTRALEADIRDFEREIAIMKTLKHPNVVEILGVISEPEVCLVMEYVKHGSLQSYLTIHKQELTHKRLLGFALDIATGMDYLGSMSIVHRDLAARNILVADENKVKISDFGLAQVTGKNDYYILQTDRGLPIKWYAPESIRDGKFSTRSDVWSFGVTMYETFGFGEEPRLPGLDSSIDRLQNEQEKGSTELLAALERGTRLPCPSTCPQVIYVKLMYPCWHLQSHQRPDFATLCKDIKDLLAQY; encoded by the exons ATGGAAAACGATTGTTCAGCGATCGTTTATGTTGCGAACGAAGACAAGGAATTATCTCTTACAATTACTTATGGACAAACAATTGAAGACCTTTGTATTaag GCCTGTAAATCACTTGGTATAGGTCCAGTAGCCAGGCATCTTTTTACTCTTAGAGATCATTATACGAAACTTTGGTATCCATCAGCATATCCCCTggaaatgaaagataaaaacaaataTGACTTTCGGTTAAGATTTAAACCTTCAAGCTTACACAGACTGAAGCAGGTTGACATAAAAGCCTACGATTATTATTTTCTACAGGCACGTTCAGATGTTATGGATAATAATGTACCAGACATTGTTTATGAAAGACATAAACAAGAATTAATTGGTCTTGGTGTTAGTGATATGTATAG AGTGAtgttagaaaaaaaaatatctaGAGAAACAGTGCAAGCGGAATACAGAAAATATATTCCTAAAGAATGTATAAAACGTCAtgcattttttattaaaaaaccaATTCAGAATGCACTTCGTAAAATATCTGGATATGATGCAAATTATGTTAAAGAACAGTATTTGAAACAATTTGAATGTATGGCACCAAATTACCCATATGAAGAATATGAAGCTTTAATGGATAGAGGTCTTCAAGATCCTCCAGCAAAAATTACATTAAGAGTCAATTTTGATGAAGTAAAATATTGTGAAACAATTACTAATCCATGGATTACATTATGTGCAATCGAAGATTTATGTTTTGTTTCTATAAG ACAAGATAACACAGTGGAAATATCAAGAAAGAATGGTATACCTTCATACTTAATATTTTCAAACAATGCAATTTTAGTGTCCTTTGTTTCTGCTCTGGATGGTTACTATCGCCTAGCAGTTAAATGGACATTTAATTTATGTGGAGAAATTGTCACCCCTTCTTTAGAAAGGTTACATAAATTAAAATGTCATGGTCCAGTTGG gcAAGAATTTTCATATATGAAACTCCAACGAAAGCGTGCTAATAAACCAGGTTCTTATATACTTAGAGAGAGTGAAACAGAGTACAATGTATATTATTTAGATGCATGCAATAAGGaaggaaaattattttcaaagagAATAGAAGAAAGGATTGAATCAGATGATTTCACTATTACTGGTGTTTCTAGTCGATACAATACATTGGCACAATGTGTCTCATCTTTCCAAGATTCTGAAGGACAGCCATATCTTTCAGAATGTTTACCACCATCAGAATATG ATAAATCATCATTATTACTTTGTGCTCCTGAAAGTGCAGTTAGTGAAGTTGCAGCTGATGAACAAATAGTTGCTTCAGTTTTAGAAACTGGACCTCGTTGTGTACCTCAAAATCAGTTAGAAATTTACAAACCTTTTTTAAGAACTACTAGGATTCAACAATATTCACCAACAGCTCTTTATAGAGCAATTTGGAGATTAACTAAAGGAAAGAAATTAGAAGTTGCTCTGAAAATTTTAaaacaagaagaagaaatacATTTTACAAAAGAATTTTTGGAACTTGTTGGAAAATGGTCCCTATTGCGTTCAAGCGCTGTTGTAAG ATTGTATGGTTTAACAGTAACACCATCCATTGGGATGCTTATGGAATTGGTACGACATGGCTCTCTTGATGAATATTTACGTAGTTCTTCTTCTCAAACTATCAAAACTGTAGATATGGTAGAAGCAACAGCTTGTTTAGCCACTGCTCTTTGGCATCTTGAAGAGAATGGTGTAGTTCATGGTAACATTAGATGCAATAAACTGCTAGTACATGCCCATACTAATAATAGTTTTGTCGTAAAACTTGCCGACCCAGGAATATTTGTATATACAGAAACAGATATTCACTGGTTACCTCCAGAAACTTATAATGATCCAGAATTGGCTAGACATAGTTTTCAGGCAGATGTTTGGGCTGTTGGAACAACAATTTGGCAAATATTTGCTAG GGGAGCCACATTACAAGAATTCCGAAATGCTGCTATTATGAAGAAATATTATGAATCTGGAAAACGTTTACCTATTCCAAATGGTTGTCCTATGGACGTATATAGGTTGATGCTTGAATGTTGGGGAGATTCAAGTGGTTCTAGAAAACAACCTCAAGCAATTATGAGAGACATTAATCAAATTCTATATCAAGTATACAATTCTCGCAGAAGTCATACGTACGCAACAGCTTTCCCTAAAACATTTACTCCTGAATTGAAAAAATTTGAGCCAGATAACTCTGACTCCAGCGATAATAGGTCAATAAATAGTGAATCAAGAAGTAGTAGTCTTTCTACAGACAATACAAGTCTTCAATGGAATGGCACTGATGATA gtATGCAAAGTTTAATTAACACCAATGATAATTATGTAGGCAGTACAGAAGACCTCTCTGCATATTTAGGTTGGTTATCTAATGCAAGAAGAGATTCAGAAGGGTGTTCAATTTCTCAAAATAACATTCCTAACATGAACTGTATTGAACACTCCACTCAAGCTCTGCGAATAGGACACCCTGGTGATTTAGGCGag gtAATGGGAAGAAATGAATCTGGAACAGGAGAAGATTGTGGATCTGGAGGAAGTAGCAATGGTTCTTTAGGTCAAATGCGAGGCATTTATGAATTAGACATCGATTGTAATATAATTCTACAAGGCAGGATCGGTCAAGGTTTTTATGGAGAAGTTTATAGAGGTACTTTGGAAAGAGAAAATGGGAAAGATATTGAACCACAACAAGTTGctataaaaaaattgaaaacaagAGCACTTGAAGCAGATATAAGAGACTTTGAAAGAGAGATTGCTATAATGAAG ACCTTGAAACATCCAAATGTAGTGGAAATTCTTGGTGTAATATCAGAACCTGAAGTTTGTTTGGTAATGGAATATGTAAAACATGGTTCATTGCAAAGTTATCTAACAATTCACAAACAAGAATTGACTCATAAAAGACTATTAGGGTTTGCTTTAGATATTGCAACAGGAATGGATTATTTAGGTAGTATGAGTATTGTTCATAGAGATCTTGCTGCAAGAAATATTTTAGTTGCAGATGAGAATAAAGTTAAAATCAGTGATTTTGGGTTAGCTCAAGTTACTGGAAAAAATGATTACTACATTTTACAAACTGATCGAGGCCTTCCTATTAAATG GTATGCTCCAGAAAGTATTAGAGATGGAAAATTTTCTACTCGATCAGATGTATGGTCATTTGGTGTAACAATGTATGAAACATTTGGCTTTGGAGAAGAACCACGTTTACCCGGCCTTGATTCAAGTATAGACCGTCTTCAAAATGAACAAGAAAAAGGAAGTACTGAATTGTTGGCTGCATTAGAAAGAGGTACTCGTCTTCCTTGTCCGTCTACCTGTCCACAagtaatttatgtaaaacttatGTATCCTTGTTGGCATTTACAAAGCCATCAGAGACCAGATTTTGCAACTCTTTGCAAGGATATTAAAGATCTTCTTGCTCAATACTAA